A stretch of Microbacterium caowuchunii DNA encodes these proteins:
- a CDS encoding class I SAM-dependent methyltransferase, giving the protein MEMAELRALLTAEGLRLLDEVGTIESTGDAASAVSRLRAAGHPPELVSAVVTQARLRTRARAKFGDFATRMLFTRAGLEQATRLGVAARHAGRFRDAGCTHVADLGCGIGGDSLGLAALGLHVTAVDADEVTAAVAAYNLAPFGADVRVRQGLAEQTPLEGVDAVWLDPARRSSGHGETVRLRAADYTPPLDWAFELATRIPSGIKLGPAFERADIPADAEAQWISVDGSTVELVLWSGTLARAGVRRAALVIRGDETHELTAGADAEDAPTRELGEFLHEPEGAVIRARLIGDVARSLEAGMLDPKIAYLTSDTAVTSPFVQSFRIREEVPFDVKKLARALRERGIGRLEIKKRGVDVDPAALRTRLKLAGDGAATLVLTRVAGRHRALLADRVG; this is encoded by the coding sequence ATGGAGATGGCCGAGTTGCGCGCACTGCTCACCGCCGAGGGACTGCGGCTGCTCGACGAGGTCGGAACGATCGAATCCACCGGTGACGCGGCGTCGGCGGTGAGCCGGCTCCGGGCGGCGGGGCATCCGCCGGAGCTCGTCTCCGCCGTCGTCACACAGGCGCGGCTGCGCACCCGCGCGCGCGCGAAGTTCGGCGACTTCGCCACGCGGATGCTGTTCACCCGCGCCGGGCTCGAGCAGGCGACCCGCCTCGGGGTCGCGGCGCGCCATGCGGGGCGGTTCCGTGACGCCGGATGCACCCACGTCGCCGACCTCGGCTGCGGCATCGGCGGCGATTCGCTCGGGTTGGCCGCGCTGGGACTGCACGTCACGGCCGTCGACGCGGATGAGGTGACCGCCGCGGTCGCCGCCTACAACCTGGCCCCCTTCGGCGCCGACGTGCGGGTGCGGCAGGGCCTGGCGGAGCAGACCCCGCTGGAGGGCGTGGACGCGGTGTGGCTGGATCCCGCACGCCGCTCGTCCGGGCACGGGGAGACGGTCCGCCTGCGCGCCGCCGACTACACCCCGCCGCTCGACTGGGCGTTCGAGCTCGCCACCCGCATCCCGTCCGGCATCAAGCTCGGTCCTGCGTTCGAGCGCGCGGACATCCCCGCGGACGCGGAGGCCCAGTGGATCAGCGTGGACGGCTCGACGGTGGAGCTCGTGCTGTGGTCGGGGACCCTCGCCCGCGCTGGCGTGCGACGCGCGGCCCTGGTGATCCGCGGCGATGAAACGCATGAGCTGACCGCGGGCGCGGATGCCGAGGACGCTCCGACCCGTGAGCTGGGCGAGTTCCTGCACGAACCGGAGGGCGCCGTCATCCGCGCCCGGCTGATCGGCGACGTCGCCCGGTCGCTCGAGGCGGGGATGCTCGATCCGAAGATCGCCTACCTGACCTCGGACACCGCGGTGACGAGCCCGTTCGTGCAGTCGTTCCGCATCCGGGAGGAGGTGCCGTTCGACGTCAAGAAGCTCGCCCGCGCGCTCCGGGAACGCGGTATCGGCCGCCTCGAGATCAAGAAGCGCGGCGTCGACGTGGACCCCGCAGCGCTGCGCACCCGGCTGAAGCTCGCCGGGGACGGCGCGGCCACGCTCGTTCTCACCCGGGTCGCCGGCCGGCACCGGGCCCTGCTGGCGGACCGGGTCGGCTGA
- a CDS encoding DUF2510 domain-containing protein, protein MSMSDPQPSAPAGWYDAGVPGWQRWWDGTAWTDRQRPAATPAVAGPPAEPAQPVRPGWGQGAPEASIIAGVFACLLIPGAAVIGLFALAGNPVLVFGSVVACLALTALAVVAFLNAAAAFRRRRETPPG, encoded by the coding sequence ATGAGCATGAGTGATCCTCAGCCCTCCGCCCCCGCCGGCTGGTACGACGCCGGCGTGCCGGGCTGGCAACGCTGGTGGGACGGCACCGCGTGGACCGACCGGCAGCGGCCTGCCGCAACGCCCGCGGTCGCAGGGCCGCCCGCCGAGCCCGCGCAGCCGGTGCGCCCCGGCTGGGGGCAGGGCGCACCGGAGGCGAGCATCATCGCCGGCGTCTTCGCCTGCCTGCTCATCCCGGGCGCCGCGGTGATCGGTCTGTTCGCCCTCGCCGGGAACCCGGTGCTGGTGTTCGGGTCCGTCGTGGCCTGCCTGGCCCTCACCGCACTCGCGGTCGTCGCCTTCCTCAACGCCGCGGCGGCATTCCGGCGGCGGCGCGAGACGCCGCCGGGGTGA
- a CDS encoding type VII secretion target, with protein MVDAFRVRPGVLESDAQVWSDWASRLSTLGESIPEVGAGLDPLAFSILPGAGEVRDAYAAAASTLRAAVAKGTNQFEGISGKLAWAAAQYAAAEEQNLADIRTVSER; from the coding sequence ATGGTCGACGCATTCCGGGTACGACCCGGGGTTCTCGAATCCGACGCGCAGGTGTGGTCCGACTGGGCGTCCCGCCTGAGCACCCTCGGGGAGAGCATCCCCGAGGTGGGCGCGGGGCTGGACCCGCTCGCGTTCTCGATCCTGCCCGGAGCCGGGGAGGTGCGCGACGCGTACGCCGCCGCTGCCTCGACCCTGCGCGCCGCCGTCGCGAAGGGCACGAACCAGTTCGAGGGCATCTCCGGCAAGCTCGCGTGGGCGGCCGCCCAGTACGCCGCCGCCGAAGAGCAGAATCTCGCAGATATCCGTACGGTGAGCGAAAGGTAG
- a CDS encoding dynamin family protein — MTVTAELLADVRAVYADDPIAGRILDEIDTRLREPVRIAVAGMVKAGKSTLLNALIGEEIAPTDAGECTRTVIWYRFAHTARITAFLCDGSTRRMPVIRREGRIEFDLGTLSAADIEHIEVGWPAEALRSHVLIDTPGIGSLSVGTSALSRRFLTSADTPSEADAVIYLLRHLHAVDLAFLEALRGAEPGVAPTVNAIAVLSRSDEIGSGRIEALLSAARVVERYRREGVLKGLALAVVPVAGLLAEAARTLREEEFAVFRALAGLDRAERERLLISADRFVQPRPAPVPPAAQRRALLERFGVFGVRLGATLVLAGASTSSELASRMVAQSGLRELERLIADQFRSRAAALKSRWVLQALESLLRDRPRPGVDRIRHGIERAAANAHELRELNLLARLRTRDSPLAADEWQEAVRIIGGEGVTRARRLDMSESASESEVRARVGEIVGRWRTYSESPLVPRDAVAVYQLVVRSAEGVLTSAS, encoded by the coding sequence GTGACGGTCACGGCGGAACTGCTCGCCGACGTGCGTGCGGTCTATGCGGACGACCCGATCGCCGGCCGCATCCTGGACGAGATCGACACGCGCCTGCGCGAGCCGGTACGCATCGCCGTGGCGGGGATGGTGAAAGCGGGGAAATCGACGCTCCTCAACGCCCTCATCGGTGAGGAGATCGCGCCGACGGATGCGGGGGAGTGCACGCGCACGGTCATCTGGTACCGGTTCGCCCACACCGCACGCATCACGGCGTTCCTGTGCGACGGGTCCACCCGGCGAATGCCGGTCATCCGCAGAGAAGGGCGCATCGAGTTCGACCTCGGCACCCTGTCCGCGGCGGACATCGAACACATCGAGGTCGGCTGGCCGGCGGAGGCACTCCGATCGCACGTCCTCATCGACACTCCGGGCATCGGCTCCCTCTCGGTGGGGACCTCCGCGCTGTCGCGCCGGTTCCTCACCTCGGCGGACACCCCGTCCGAAGCGGATGCGGTGATCTATCTGCTCCGCCACCTGCACGCGGTGGACCTGGCGTTCCTGGAGGCGCTGCGCGGCGCCGAACCCGGCGTCGCGCCCACCGTGAACGCCATCGCCGTGCTGTCTCGATCGGACGAGATCGGGTCCGGGCGGATCGAGGCGCTGCTGTCCGCCGCCCGCGTGGTCGAGAGGTACCGCCGGGAGGGGGTGCTGAAGGGGCTGGCACTCGCCGTCGTCCCCGTCGCCGGCCTGCTCGCCGAAGCGGCGCGCACCCTCCGGGAGGAAGAGTTCGCGGTGTTCCGCGCTCTCGCGGGACTCGACCGCGCGGAGCGGGAGCGTCTGCTCATCTCCGCGGACCGGTTCGTCCAGCCCCGTCCCGCACCGGTCCCTCCGGCCGCGCAGCGCCGGGCCCTGCTCGAACGGTTCGGGGTGTTCGGCGTCCGGCTCGGGGCGACGCTCGTGCTGGCCGGCGCGTCGACGTCGTCGGAACTCGCCTCCCGGATGGTCGCACAGAGCGGACTGCGTGAACTCGAACGGCTCATCGCCGACCAGTTCCGCTCGCGCGCCGCTGCGCTGAAGTCGCGCTGGGTCCTGCAAGCACTGGAATCCCTGCTCCGCGACCGTCCCCGTCCGGGCGTCGACCGCATCCGTCACGGCATCGAGCGCGCGGCCGCCAATGCGCACGAGCTGCGCGAGCTGAACCTCCTCGCGCGCCTGCGGACGAGGGATTCGCCCCTGGCCGCGGACGAATGGCAGGAGGCCGTGCGCATCATCGGCGGTGAGGGTGTGACGCGTGCGCGTCGGCTCGACATGAGCGAGAGCGCCTCGGAATCGGAGGTGCGGGCGCGGGTGGGAGAGATCGTCGGCCGGTGGCGCACGTACTCCGAGTCGCCCCTGGTGCCGCGGGACGCTGTGGCCGTCTATCAGCTGGTCGTCCGCAGCGCCGAGGGGGTGCTGACCTCCGCCTCGTGA
- a CDS encoding WXG100 family type VII secretion target yields the protein MADTIEADPDALQTLVDSLTASVSAIDLQLQGLDGELTWLMGSWSGDAAQAYLTAQTGWNGSLEELRSWLGAMAGVLSGISARYTETESTVIARCS from the coding sequence GTGGCCGACACCATCGAAGCAGACCCCGACGCGCTGCAGACTCTGGTCGACTCGCTCACCGCGTCGGTCTCCGCGATCGACCTGCAGCTTCAGGGGCTGGACGGCGAGCTGACCTGGCTCATGGGCTCCTGGTCCGGTGACGCGGCGCAGGCGTACCTCACCGCCCAGACCGGATGGAACGGGAGCCTCGAGGAGCTGCGGAGCTGGCTCGGTGCCATGGCCGGCGTTCTGAGCGGGATTTCTGCGCGGTACACCGAGACCGAGAGCACCGTCATCGCACGGTGCTCCTGA
- a CDS encoding dynamin family protein — translation MVPSRDDVTIQNPPGAATTGTQDPPGGPASDSGAELIQIITRVQAMSGALGRGDLVNRLEQARARLLDPHVRVAIVGQFKQGKSKLVNALVNAPACLVDDDVATTVPTSVGYGEEPSAAVMVRPHGGTDADITRVSVPLDRLEDYVSADGAAELDGDVVGAEVFLPREILKGGLRLVDSPGVGGQESTRSLTTLAALSTAHAVLLVSDASQEYTESEMQFLDHAMRISPNVAAVLSKTDVYPQWQQIERIDRSHLGDVGKIPLFAVSSDLRLLAAKEQDRELNDESGFPALVAHLRREVLGHAESLHQRSTVHDLGSVLDQLSMTIDSELNALLHPERTPAMILRLEDAKARADEFRGRSARWQVTLSDGVADLMSDTEHDLRDRLRKVQREAEAAIDAGDPGPIWSQIAQWLDERVATVVAENFVWTSERARWLTERVADEFLRDDTLIPYIEVGATDGVLDPVEPLQLLDEGRLSAAEKIYVGVRGSYGGVLMVGLATSVVGLSLLNPLSLLAGVVVGRKAYREDMATRLARRQAEAKNLVRRHIDDVVFQTGKQLKDRLRLVQRTARDHFGSIADELHRSLSDSVLAAKQAAANYSSDREGRVAQLRAQHQRTRQLRASLPQLEQWDGGQGA, via the coding sequence ATGGTGCCGAGCCGAGACGACGTGACGATCCAGAACCCGCCCGGTGCGGCAACAACAGGGACGCAGGATCCGCCGGGTGGGCCGGCTTCCGACTCGGGGGCGGAGCTGATCCAGATCATCACGCGCGTACAGGCGATGTCCGGCGCCCTGGGCCGTGGGGATCTCGTGAACCGGCTCGAGCAGGCGCGTGCGCGCCTGCTCGATCCGCATGTCCGGGTGGCGATCGTCGGGCAGTTCAAACAGGGCAAGAGCAAGCTGGTGAACGCGCTCGTGAACGCCCCCGCGTGCCTGGTGGACGACGACGTCGCCACCACCGTGCCCACTTCCGTGGGGTACGGCGAGGAACCGTCCGCGGCGGTCATGGTGCGCCCGCACGGCGGCACGGACGCGGACATCACCCGGGTGTCGGTGCCGCTGGACCGGCTGGAGGACTACGTGTCCGCGGACGGCGCGGCCGAGCTGGACGGGGATGTCGTCGGAGCCGAGGTGTTCCTGCCTCGCGAGATCCTCAAGGGCGGACTGCGCCTGGTCGATTCCCCCGGCGTCGGCGGACAGGAGTCGACGCGGTCGCTGACCACGCTGGCGGCCCTGTCGACGGCCCACGCGGTGCTGCTCGTCTCCGACGCATCCCAGGAGTACACCGAATCCGAGATGCAGTTCCTCGACCACGCGATGCGCATCTCGCCCAACGTGGCGGCTGTGCTCTCGAAGACCGACGTGTATCCGCAGTGGCAGCAGATCGAGCGCATCGACCGCTCGCACCTCGGCGACGTGGGCAAGATCCCGCTGTTCGCCGTGTCCAGCGATCTGCGGTTGCTGGCGGCGAAGGAGCAGGACCGCGAACTCAACGACGAGTCCGGGTTCCCCGCCCTCGTCGCGCATCTGCGCCGTGAGGTGCTGGGGCACGCCGAGTCGCTGCACCAGCGCAGCACCGTGCACGATCTCGGCTCGGTGCTCGACCAGCTGTCGATGACGATCGACTCGGAGCTGAACGCGCTCCTGCATCCCGAGCGCACACCCGCCATGATCCTGCGGCTCGAGGACGCCAAGGCCCGCGCCGATGAGTTCCGGGGACGGTCGGCACGCTGGCAGGTGACGCTGAGTGACGGCGTGGCCGACCTCATGTCGGACACCGAGCACGACCTCCGCGACCGGCTCCGGAAGGTGCAGCGGGAGGCCGAGGCGGCGATCGACGCCGGCGATCCCGGCCCGATCTGGAGCCAGATCGCCCAGTGGCTCGACGAGCGGGTCGCGACGGTGGTCGCGGAGAACTTCGTGTGGACCTCTGAGCGTGCGCGATGGCTGACCGAGCGCGTGGCGGACGAGTTCCTGCGCGACGACACGCTGATCCCCTACATCGAGGTGGGGGCGACGGATGGCGTGCTCGACCCGGTGGAGCCGCTGCAGCTCCTGGACGAGGGGCGGCTATCGGCGGCGGAGAAGATCTACGTGGGGGTGCGTGGCTCGTACGGCGGGGTGCTCATGGTCGGACTCGCGACGAGCGTCGTCGGGCTCAGCCTGCTCAACCCGCTGTCGCTGCTCGCGGGTGTCGTCGTGGGCCGCAAGGCCTATCGCGAGGACATGGCCACGCGGCTGGCCCGTCGTCAGGCGGAGGCCAAGAACCTGGTGCGTCGGCACATCGACGACGTGGTCTTCCAGACCGGGAAGCAGCTCAAGGACCGGCTGCGGCTCGTTCAGCGCACGGCGCGCGACCACTTCGGGTCCATCGCGGACGAGCTCCACCGGTCCCTGTCCGATTCGGTGCTGGCCGCCAAGCAGGCAGCGGCGAACTACTCGAGCGACCGGGAGGGCCGCGTGGCCCAGTTGCGTGCCCAGCATCAGCGCACACGTCAGCTGCGGGCGTCCCTGCCCCAGCTCGAGCAGTGGGACGGAGGGCAGGGGGCGTGA